Part of the Paenibacillus kyungheensis genome, AGAGCGGAAAGATCCCGCTCTTTTTGGAAGATAATTGTGCATATTGTACTGCATCCGTGATTAATCTTCAAACGGTAATGTCAGTTCGTCATATAGCTCGGCTACATCTTCCCATTCATCATCATCATCAATAGTCACAAGTTCAGGTTGTCCATCCGCAGCATCGATAATTTTTAAAATCTCGACTTCGTCTTCAGGAATACCATTATCTTTTTGCAAGACTGCATAAGTCCCTGTGTCTATCTGAAATTCACTGACAATACGATAAACAGTCACTTCGTTCTGTTCATCCGTTAGTTCAATCAACAGACCATAAGCTTCCAGCAATCTTGACGTAAACTTGACGTTACTCGCAGAAAGATCAGTCATAGGTTTATTCACCATCCAATTCAGCAACTAAAGTATTGAATGTTTCTTCAACGATCTGCCATTCCTCTTCATTTTCGATAATGAAAAGTTTGAGATCTTCGCCTTCTTCTTCATATCGAAACGCATATACTTCGTCGGTATCGTCCTCTGTGGATTCCATAGGCACGACCATCATATATTTGGCGTCCGAACCATCAACCTCGAATTTCATGATGACTTCAAACTCTTCCTCATTACCTTCATCATCAGGAATATAAATAATTTCTGGTTCTTCCTCAAGCAAATTTTGATCTTTAGCCATATTTACCACCCTCACCTTTTACTTTTGGCATCCAAGTAATTTTGTAAAATCAAGCTTGCAGCCATTTTATCAACCACTTGCTTGCGTTTCTTGCGACTTACATCTGCTTCAATAAGCGTACGCTCGGCTGAGACAGTGGTAAGCCTTTCATCCCATAGGTGAACAGGTAGCTGCACAGATTCTTTG contains:
- a CDS encoding DUF1292 domain-containing protein is translated as MAKDQNLLEEEPEIIYIPDDEGNEEEFEVIMKFEVDGSDAKYMMVVPMESTEDDTDEVYAFRYEEEGEDLKLFIIENEEEWQIVEETFNTLVAELDGE
- a CDS encoding DUF1292 domain-containing protein, yielding MTDLSASNVKFTSRLLEAYGLLIELTDEQNEVTVYRIVSEFQIDTGTYAVLQKDNGIPEDEVEILKIIDAADGQPELVTIDDDDEWEDVAELYDELTLPFED